The Vampirovibrio chlorellavorus genome has a segment encoding these proteins:
- a CDS encoding phenylacetate--CoA ligase family protein has product MKASFKVQCWLKRLYRRGFRFQKYLQMLRHSQFHTPEQLRQYQNQALHKMVSHCYKNVPFYQDLFRSLRMLPGDIKTPADLRKLPFLDKKTVQENYDKLISKKHYNFLCNMGTTSGSTGMPGRFIRDYDAINFEHAIVWRHWQNSGDFGKRRISLRGEIIVPAAQTHPPFWHYNSANQELQMSSYHLSRDNSVHYIDKILEFQPRVLYCGPSMGYVLAKFFKYHQVDYRFDAIFTSSESLEADVRAYIETVFQSPIIDWYGQAERVVAIGENRVCRCYHIQEDYSIVEFLSTSEQNRYELVGTQLHNYVMPLLRYRTFDYVDSRSGLIPDVACQCGSHFRTVERILGRSYGYLLTPEGYHIAITAHIPVGVDNVIEAQFYQEKIGEVTLKVLTNGRFTEMDRERLVSNTLKHTSPFMKVNVVEVDDIPRGPNGKFINIINKMSLN; this is encoded by the coding sequence ATGAAAGCATCTTTTAAAGTTCAATGCTGGCTGAAGCGATTGTATCGCCGGGGGTTTCGGTTTCAAAAGTATTTGCAGATGCTCAGGCATAGCCAGTTTCATACACCGGAGCAGTTGCGGCAGTATCAGAATCAAGCGCTCCATAAAATGGTGAGTCACTGCTACAAGAATGTGCCGTTTTATCAGGACTTGTTTCGCTCACTCAGGATGCTGCCTGGTGATATTAAAACGCCCGCGGATCTGAGGAAGTTGCCTTTTCTGGACAAGAAGACCGTGCAGGAAAATTACGATAAACTGATTTCAAAAAAGCACTATAATTTTTTGTGCAATATGGGGACCACCAGCGGAAGCACCGGCATGCCCGGCAGGTTTATTCGTGATTATGACGCCATTAATTTCGAGCATGCCATCGTGTGGCGACACTGGCAGAATAGTGGCGATTTTGGAAAGCGGCGTATTTCCCTGCGGGGTGAAATCATTGTTCCCGCGGCCCAGACCCATCCTCCATTTTGGCATTACAATTCAGCCAATCAGGAACTTCAGATGTCGAGTTATCATCTGTCTCGCGATAATAGCGTGCATTACATTGACAAGATTCTGGAGTTTCAGCCCCGGGTTTTATACTGTGGGCCCTCCATGGGATACGTGCTGGCCAAGTTCTTCAAATACCATCAGGTGGACTATCGCTTTGACGCCATTTTTACTTCTTCAGAATCGTTGGAAGCGGATGTTCGCGCTTACATTGAAACCGTTTTTCAGAGCCCGATTATTGACTGGTATGGCCAGGCTGAGCGGGTGGTGGCCATTGGCGAGAACAGGGTCTGTCGTTGCTACCATATACAGGAAGATTACTCGATTGTTGAGTTTCTTTCTACCTCGGAGCAGAATCGCTATGAGCTGGTCGGGACGCAGCTTCATAATTATGTAATGCCCCTGTTGCGTTATCGTACATTTGATTATGTTGACTCCCGATCCGGGCTGATTCCCGATGTCGCCTGTCAATGCGGCTCTCACTTCAGAACCGTTGAGCGCATTTTGGGTCGTTCGTACGGTTACCTGTTGACGCCTGAGGGATACCACATCGCGATTACCGCTCATATTCCCGTTGGGGTTGACAATGTGATCGAGGCCCAGTTTTATCAGGAAAAAATTGGTGAAGTGACTTTGAAAGTATTGACCAACGGGCGTTTTACCGAGATGGATCGGGAGCGACTGGTTTCTAATACGTTAAAGCATACCTCTCCATTTATGAAGGTGAATGTAGTTGAAGTGGATGACATACCACGAGGCCCAAACGGCAAGTTTATCAACATTATCAACAAGATGTCCTTGAATTGA
- a CDS encoding glycosyltransferase family 4 protein, with protein MYETGGLFDRVLYLASYRDGSAWKKILVYCVFLARFFKVLLTMPSIQVVHVHTASYFSFLRKSIVVLLSALFGKKVILHVHGAEFILFYQNGSRLLKFYIRSVLSKCHCLLALSYQWQRDLKRISPTADIRVVYNPTIVRSPSQEDRASDARSPVRFLFMGRIGRRKGVYDILDALQYIQARNFEIHMYGDGDLATVEALIQKNRLQRQVKLYGWIDGEAKDAAFRQADVLLLPSYNEGLPISVLEALSYGLPVLSTCVGGISEAVEQGVNGLLIEPGQCKVLAEHIERLSASATIRKRMGHSGYQLAKSRFDLPIIIEQLEALYREFTKFE; from the coding sequence ATGTACGAGACCGGGGGATTATTTGATCGGGTTCTGTATTTGGCCTCTTACCGGGATGGCTCTGCCTGGAAGAAGATCTTGGTTTACTGTGTTTTTCTGGCTCGATTCTTCAAGGTGTTATTGACAATGCCTTCCATTCAGGTAGTTCATGTTCATACGGCCTCCTACTTTAGTTTTTTGCGGAAGTCTATTGTGGTTTTATTGTCGGCGCTGTTTGGCAAAAAGGTCATTTTACACGTCCACGGCGCGGAGTTTATTCTCTTTTATCAGAACGGTTCGCGCCTTTTGAAATTTTATATTCGGTCCGTGTTGAGTAAGTGTCACTGTTTACTGGCTTTATCTTATCAGTGGCAAAGGGACCTAAAGCGGATTTCTCCGACTGCTGATATTCGGGTGGTTTATAACCCCACCATTGTTCGATCGCCGAGCCAGGAGGACAGGGCGTCAGACGCTCGTTCTCCGGTCAGGTTTCTTTTTATGGGACGCATTGGAAGGCGTAAAGGCGTTTACGACATACTGGACGCATTGCAGTATATTCAAGCCAGAAATTTTGAGATCCACATGTATGGTGATGGCGACCTGGCCACTGTGGAGGCGTTGATTCAAAAGAACCGCTTACAGCGGCAAGTCAAGCTGTATGGCTGGATCGATGGTGAGGCCAAGGATGCGGCCTTCCGGCAGGCCGATGTTCTGTTACTGCCCTCTTACAACGAGGGGCTGCCCATTTCCGTTCTGGAAGCCCTGTCGTATGGATTGCCTGTTCTGTCCACCTGTGTCGGTGGTATTTCAGAAGCTGTGGAACAGGGGGTAAACGGTTTACTGATTGAACCGGGTCAGTGCAAAGTGTTGGCTGAGCATATCGAGCGCTTGAGCGCTTCGGCCACCATTCGTAAGCGGATGGGACACTCCGGCTACCAGCTGGCCAAATCCCGCTTTGATCTTCCCATTATTATTGAGCAATTAGAGGCTTTATACCGTGAGTTTACTAAGTTTGAATGA
- a CDS encoding sugar transferase, whose translation MSTETLRVPFKNIAEEARKTSTSDFHRTYEDPLSIAINYNVYDLKPCQWFIKRGIDYLGSGLGLLMILPLLLLVGLIIRMESQGPVIYKQKRVGVNGKEFEIYKFRSMHINAEKLLYQLLDSNEISNGMFKMQHDPRVTRVGKWLRKFSIDELPQLLNVLKGDMSLVGPRPPIKTELQHYKHWHYFRFATLPGLTGLWQVNGRSSIKEFDQVVELDCEYIRKWSLWLDFKLLLKTVPVVLFAKDTA comes from the coding sequence ATGTCCACCGAGACTTTACGGGTACCTTTCAAAAACATCGCGGAAGAAGCGCGAAAGACAAGCACATCAGACTTTCACAGGACCTACGAAGATCCACTTTCTATCGCCATCAATTACAATGTTTATGATCTCAAGCCCTGTCAGTGGTTCATCAAACGAGGTATCGACTATCTCGGCAGCGGCTTGGGGTTGTTGATGATTCTTCCCCTCTTGCTGCTGGTGGGGCTTATCATCCGCATGGAATCACAAGGTCCAGTCATATACAAGCAAAAACGGGTCGGCGTGAACGGAAAAGAATTTGAAATTTACAAATTCAGAAGCATGCATATAAATGCAGAAAAACTTCTGTACCAGCTATTAGACAGCAATGAAATCAGCAACGGCATGTTCAAAATGCAGCATGATCCCAGAGTCACCCGAGTTGGAAAATGGCTCCGCAAATTCAGCATTGATGAACTGCCCCAGCTATTGAACGTTTTAAAGGGTGATATGAGTCTGGTTGGACCAAGGCCACCCATTAAAACGGAACTTCAGCATTATAAGCACTGGCATTACTTCCGGTTCGCCACACTACCGGGTCTAACCGGGTTATGGCAGGTCAATGGACGTTCAAGCATTAAAGAATTTGATCAGGTGGTCGAACTGGATTGTGAGTACATCCGCAAGTGGAGCCTGTGGCTGGATTTTAAACTCCTGCTGAAAACAGTGCCCGTTGTCCTGTTCGCAAAAGATACAGCCTGA